Proteins found in one Miscanthus floridulus cultivar M001 chromosome 4, ASM1932011v1, whole genome shotgun sequence genomic segment:
- the LOC136549941 gene encoding uncharacterized protein, producing the protein MGAKENGEERDDHSSDVERDGKQGKETESDYEPARNSLSSPGEATSNEDTKVKRVSRVPKKLARKESKENSPRSARSISNRQIHTKLQFRSSNSSQNKSPKTNKTANGAKTVEMKKPETPKAPSCSSSEMSEETDDKAIEDRPIDDKAVEGRIKDDSTVEGRATDDKAIEDIAKNDKDIEDGMKDDKAIECEVTDDKPIEGKVIDGIAIGGREIEGKAIEEAKEIDILDEAPKCDQSTGTDDEIADTEENEADNGNSVSYENNEELYSKIEKLEQELREVAALEASLYSVVPEHGGSSHKLHTPARRLSRIYIHASKFWSSVKKASVARNSVSGLVLVAKSCGNDVSRLTFWLSNTVVLREIIAQTFGSSRHSSPVKLFNTNGAKKPDRSSAPTRWKSNYSGKYAKPNIMQVPDDWRETSTLLDALEKIESWIFSRIVESMWWQAMTPHMQTPVEDLSTPKIGRSLGHSLGDQQHGSFSIDIWKTAFHDAFSRICPLRAGGHECGCLPVLAKLVMEHCIARLDIAMFNAILRESENEIPTDPISDPIVDSRVLPIPAGDLSFGSGAQLKNSVGNWSRWLTDTFGMDAAESEKDGQDVEINGDDRRDAAESTCFKLLNELSDLLMLPKDMLLEKTIRKEVCPSIGLPLVTRILCNFTPDEFCPDPVPGMVLEELNSESLLERFTEKDMISTFPVTAAPVVYCPPTLEDVAEKVADMACGNPELDRRGSMVQRRGYISDDDLDDLEFPLASLYDKSNPPSPCNNGVAHFSTRQGASMENVRHDLLREVWSERR; encoded by the exons ATGGGTGCCAAAGAGAATGGAGAAGAGAGAGATGATCATTCAAGTGATGTGGAAAGAGATGGTAAACAAGGGAAGGAAACTGAATCAGACTATGAACCAGCTAGAAATTCCCTTTCATCGCCAGGTGAGGCTACCAGTAACGAAGACACTAAAGTGAAAAGAGTCTCAAGAGTTCCAAAGAAGCTAGCAAGGAAAGAGTCAAAGGAAAACAGCCCACGCTCAGCAAGAAGCATTTCCAATCGTCAAATCCACACCAAGCTGCAGTTTAGATCGTCAAACAGTAGCCAGAACAAATCGCCAAAAACAAACAAAACAGCTAATGGTGCTAAAACTGTTGAAATGAAGAAGCCAGAGACTCCGAAAGCTCCTTCTTGTTCTTCATCCGAGATGTCTGAGGAAACAGATGACAAAGCTATTGAGGATAGACCCATAGATGATAAAGCAGTTGAGGGCAGAATCAAGGATGATAGCACTGTTGAAGGCAGAGCCACGGATGATAAAGCCATTGAGGACATAGCTAAGAATGATAAGGACATTGAGGATGGAATGAAGGATGATAAGGCCATTGAATGTGAAGTCACTGATGATAAACCTATTGAGGGCAAAGTAATTGATGGTATTGCCATTGGGGGCAGAGAGATTGAAGGTAAAGCCATTGAAGAGGCAAAGGAGATCGATATATTGGATGAAGCTCCAAAATGTGATCAGAGTACTGGCACTGATGATGAAATTGCTGATACTGAAGAAAACGAAGCTGATAATGGCAACTCAGTTTCATATGAAAATAATGAGGAATTATATTCAAAAATTGAGAAGTTGGAGCAGGAGCTACGTGAAGTTGCTGCCCTCGAGGCTTCTCTCTACTCTGTGGTGCCAGAGCATGGTGGTTCATCACATAAGTTGCATACACCAGCTCGCCGTCTATCTAGGATTTACATTCATGCATCAAAATTTTGGTCCTCGGTTAAGAAAGCTTCAGTCGCAAGAAATTCAGTTTCTGGGCTTGTGCTTGTTGCAAAGTCTTGTGGCAATGATGTTTCAAG GTTGACATTTTGGCTATCGAACACTGTTGTCCTGAGAGAAATTATTGCACAAACATTTGGTTCTTCACGACACTCAAGTCCAGTTAAGCTTTTCAACACAAATGGTGCAAAGAAGCCTGACAGGAGTTCCGCTCCAACACGATGGAAAAGTAACTACAGTGGCAAGTATGCGAAACCCAATATCATGCAGGTGCCAGATGATTGGCGTGAAACTAGCACACTGCTGGATGCATTGGAGAAGATCGAATCTTGGATCTTTTCTCGGATTGTCGAGTCTATGTGGTGGCAG GCAATGACACCCCACATGCAAACCCCTGTAGAAGATTTGTCAACTCCAAAGATTGGGAGGTCGTTAGGGCATTCTTTGGGTGATCAGCAACATGGAAGTTTTTCTATTGATATCTGGAAAACTGCATTTCATGATGCATTCAGCAGAATCTGTCCTCTTCGTGCTGGTGGACATGAGTGTGGATGTTTACCAGTGTTGGCAAAATTG GTGATGGAGCACTGCATAGCCCGTTTAGATATTGCTATGTTTAATGCCATCCTTCGTGAATCAGAGAATGAGATACCCACGGATCCTATATCTGACCCAATTGTGGACTCAAGAGTTCTGCCGATTCCAGCTGGGGACTTAAGCTTTGGATCAGGCGCACAGCTCAAGAACTCT GTTGGGAATTGGTCCAGATGGTTGACTGATACGTTTGGCATGGATGCTGCTGAATCTGAAAAGGATGGTCAAGATGTGGAAATTAATGGTGATGACAGAAGAGATGCAGCAGAATCAACTTGTTTTAAGCTACTTAATGAGTTGAGTGATCTTTTGATGCTCCCGAAGGACATGCTTCTCGAGAAAACCATTAGGAAAGAG GTCTGCCCATCCATTGGCCTTCCACTAGTAACAAGAATACTCTGCAACTTCACTCCTGACGAGTTCTGCCCTGATCCTGTTCCTGGCATGGTTCTAGAGGAGCTGAATTCTGAG AGCTTGCTGGAGCGATTCACAGAGAAAGACATGATCAGCACATTCCCAGTCACCGCTGCTCCAGTGGTGTACTGCCCACCTACACTGGAGGACGTCGCGGAGAAAGTGGCTGACATGGCTTGTGGCAATCCAGAGCTGGATCGGAGGGGATCAATGGTGCAGAGGAGAGGGTACATCAGCGATGACGATCTGGATGACCTGGAGTTCCCCCTGGCATCCCTGTACGACAAGAGCAATCCCCCCTCCCCGTGCAACAATGGTGTCGCGCATTTCAGCACTCGGCAGGGAGCCTCCATGGAGAATGTCAGACACGACCTCCTGCGAGAAGTATGGTCCGAGCGGCGATGA